The following proteins are co-located in the Clostridiales bacterium genome:
- a CDS encoding GNAT family N-acetyltransferase gives MKIGFSCSIGDFIEQKKGIKRMNEQDGSNKRYLSNDCAACNTEMRIAKTGDLEKLKLIWKLCFGDEDQYIDTYFNYRNWKEETAVLLKDGQIVSMLSMIPADIVLEEGTRQKSAMIYGVATHPDHQKMGLADELMRFCNQYLAAQEIGTTFLVPAGESLFRFYEKRGYKEAFYLCQRELTGIQARKLEVPDRLSLKLCVAEPVEYNAARRSFLAGSTYIDYRDEEIRHQKRISNQSGGDLYLIQRDGETATAGKASVIGCAVIEQSSELTVIKELLAEEQYLASAVKHIGGIIPADRYLVRTPAFSGRSLGGIVSAFGMVRINNGDMFPSDQAYLGIAFD, from the coding sequence ATGAAGATCGGGTTCAGCTGTTCCATTGGTGATTTTATAGAACAAAAGAAAGGGATTAAGAGAATGAATGAGCAAGACGGGAGCAACAAAAGATATCTTAGCAACGACTGCGCAGCATGCAATACTGAAATGCGGATTGCAAAAACTGGAGACTTAGAGAAGCTTAAATTGATTTGGAAGCTTTGCTTCGGTGACGAAGACCAGTATATTGATACCTACTTTAACTACAGAAATTGGAAAGAAGAAACGGCAGTGCTTCTGAAAGATGGCCAGATTGTCTCGATGCTGTCAATGATACCGGCTGATATCGTTCTTGAAGAGGGTACCCGACAAAAGTCAGCCATGATCTATGGGGTTGCCACACATCCCGATCATCAAAAAATGGGACTTGCAGATGAGCTGATGCGCTTTTGCAATCAATATCTCGCTGCACAGGAGATCGGTACAACGTTCCTCGTTCCTGCCGGTGAGAGTTTGTTTCGTTTTTACGAGAAAAGGGGCTATAAGGAAGCGTTCTATCTTTGTCAGAGAGAATTAACCGGCATTCAGGCTAGAAAACTGGAGGTCCCCGATCGTCTATCTTTGAAACTCTGTGTTGCAGAGCCTGTGGAGTATAATGCTGCCAGAAGAAGCTTTCTTGCAGGCAGCACTTATATAGACTATAGAGATGAGGAAATCAGACATCAGAAAAGAATCTCAAACCAAAGCGGCGGAGACCTCTATTTGATTCAGAGGGATGGTGAGACGGCGACAGCAGGGAAAGCTTCCGTCATCGGCTGTGCCGTGATAGAACAAAGCTCTGAGCTTACGGTGATAAAGGAACTACTGGCAGAAGAACAGTACCTTGCATCTGCAGTCAAGCATATCGGAGGAATTATCCCTGCGGATCGATATCTTGTCAGAACACCTGCTTTTTCAGGAAGATCCTTGGGAGGAATTGTTTCGGCGTTTGGGATGGTTCGCATCAACAACGGGGATATGTTTCCCTCAGATCAAGCGTACCTTGGAATTGCGTTTGATTGA
- a CDS encoding HDIG domain-containing protein: protein MVGNTQLFCEMEQHLLKDAAPSEYFNHICESDAFAQHPFSLLLRLKDVPQSPIHHPEGNVWNHTMLVVDEAAKYKHESNDPTALLWAALLHDIGKAETTRTRKGKITAYDHDKASAVRTREFLGKYMKDEKLIDKITALVRWHMQILFVIKSMKFANIEGMKRDTDLKEIALLGFCDRMGRLNADEHAEREHLRQFLEKCEPLDNN, encoded by the coding sequence ATGGTAGGAAATACACAATTGTTTTGTGAGATGGAGCAGCATTTGCTGAAGGATGCTGCTCCATCTGAGTATTTCAATCACATCTGCGAGAGTGACGCTTTTGCCCAGCATCCTTTCTCATTGCTCCTTCGCTTAAAGGATGTCCCCCAGTCTCCAATTCATCATCCTGAGGGAAATGTTTGGAATCACACGATGCTGGTAGTGGATGAAGCCGCCAAGTATAAGCACGAAAGCAATGACCCGACAGCACTTCTTTGGGCAGCGCTGCTGCACGATATTGGCAAAGCGGAGACTACTAGAACCCGTAAGGGAAAAATCACAGCATATGATCATGACAAAGCAAGCGCAGTAAGAACACGGGAATTTCTGGGCAAATACATGAAAGATGAAAAGTTGATTGATAAGATTACAGCGCTGGTACGCTGGCATATGCAGATTTTATTTGTAATCAAATCAATGAAGTTTGCTAATATAGAGGGAATGAAACGGGACACAGATCTAAAAGAGATTGCACTGCTGGGCTTTTGCGATCGGATGGGCAGGCTGAATGCAGATGAGCACGCTGAGCGGGAGCATTTAAGACAGTTTTTGGAGAAGTGTGAACCACTTGACAACAATTGA
- a CDS encoding lytic transglycosylase domain-containing protein, producing the protein MTINIINPNLVNRIFASGQGQSNPAGGKTSGTDSISSFAEILDTVIEKEKKSEAAVPETARSTDSRQLNLDEIFQKASDTYQVSVELLKAVAKAESNFNPAAQSRAGAQGIMQLMPGTAKGLGVTDSFDPEQNIMGGAKYLRQMLDRYDGNTTLALAAYNAGPGNVAKYNGIPPFNETRNYITKVLGYAGETLSAGTTAVGVQSAGRSISQSASPIANLTSQYESLLRNLETGSSDGLDGIAGLDGELDVKDYELLLNLYRYRMQLSILAEPNTSTDSLFGSIV; encoded by the coding sequence ATGACGATCAACATTATCAATCCTAATTTAGTCAATCGTATCTTCGCATCAGGGCAGGGGCAGAGCAATCCTGCCGGTGGTAAAACGAGCGGAACAGATTCCATTAGTAGCTTCGCTGAGATTTTGGATACTGTTATTGAGAAAGAGAAAAAAAGCGAAGCGGCGGTGCCGGAAACCGCGCGGTCTACTGACTCTCGTCAGCTTAATCTGGATGAGATCTTTCAGAAGGCATCTGATACATACCAAGTTTCTGTGGAATTGCTGAAAGCTGTAGCCAAAGCAGAATCAAATTTTAATCCTGCAGCACAGTCTCGCGCCGGTGCGCAGGGAATCATGCAGCTTATGCCGGGAACGGCAAAAGGTCTCGGTGTAACCGATTCTTTTGATCCGGAGCAAAACATCATGGGAGGCGCCAAATATCTTCGTCAGATGCTGGACAGATATGACGGAAATACGACACTGGCACTGGCAGCTTATAATGCAGGACCGGGGAACGTAGCAAAATACAATGGAATTCCACCATTTAATGAAACACGGAATTATATTACGAAAGTGCTTGGCTATGCCGGAGAAACATTGTCTGCCGGCACGACAGCAGTGGGAGTGCAATCTGCAGGCCGTAGTATTTCACAATCAGCTAGCCCAATCGCCAATCTCACTTCACAATATGAGAGCTTACTGCGGAATCTTGAAACTGGAAGCTCTGACGGGCTTGACGGGATTGCTGGGCTTGACGGGGAGCTTGACGTCAAAGATTACGAACTGCTTCTGAATTTATATCGCTACAGGATGCAGCTCAGCATTTTAGCCGAACCAAACACGAGTACGGATTCTTTATTTGGCAGCATTGTGTAA
- a CDS encoding diguanylate cyclase → MLHYLKKQWKRITKRHKYQGEAIKICLIYFVLGFLWIYFSDRIVYFLAPNDLLEVNTYKGWVYVIVTTMILYVLIQSLLKKVEKSEQENLYLSFYDVLTGLYNRRYYETQIQHFDVAENLPLSVIIADVNGLKMINDAFGHQSGDQLLKKAADVIKRVCPAVDTIARWGGDEFVIFLTNTSYEEAERMVEEIKVGCSQENVNRVRVSLSLGWDTKVSSDIALAEVMINAENEMYQNKIIQNEGLRGNIINTIVTTLYEKNPREEEHSQRVGDVAQKIGEAIGLSSIETSKLKVIGHLHDIGKIGIEEGILNKAGRLTEREQEEIRRHPEIGYRILSSSAEMLDLANCVLAHHERWDGLGYPRGLVGDEIPLEARIIALADSYDAMSSERPYRKALNEDVILHEIRKNAGRQFDPNIARAFVERVLKKSWENVK, encoded by the coding sequence ATGCTGCACTATTTGAAAAAACAATGGAAGCGTATCACCAAGCGCCACAAGTATCAGGGAGAAGCGATTAAGATTTGCCTGATTTACTTTGTGCTTGGTTTTTTATGGATTTATTTCTCAGACAGAATCGTATATTTTCTAGCACCCAATGATTTGCTGGAGGTCAATACTTATAAGGGCTGGGTATATGTTATTGTAACGACCATGATCTTATACGTTCTGATCCAGAGCCTCCTGAAAAAAGTAGAAAAGTCAGAACAGGAGAATCTATATCTCAGTTTTTACGACGTTTTAACAGGACTTTATAACCGAAGATACTATGAAACACAAATTCAACATTTTGATGTGGCAGAAAATCTACCCCTTTCTGTAATCATAGCGGATGTCAACGGACTTAAAATGATTAATGACGCTTTCGGACATCAGTCAGGGGATCAATTGCTGAAGAAGGCTGCCGATGTGATCAAGCGCGTCTGTCCAGCAGTAGATACGATTGCGCGATGGGGCGGAGATGAGTTTGTAATTTTTTTGACCAATACATCCTACGAAGAAGCAGAGCGGATGGTAGAAGAGATAAAGGTGGGCTGTAGTCAGGAAAACGTCAATCGGGTACGTGTCAGTCTCTCTCTTGGTTGGGATACAAAGGTATCCTCGGATATTGCGCTTGCTGAGGTAATGATCAACGCAGAAAATGAGATGTATCAGAATAAGATCATACAGAACGAGGGCCTGCGGGGAAATATTATCAACACGATAGTGACTACTTTATATGAGAAGAACCCGAGAGAAGAGGAGCATTCTCAGCGAGTTGGAGATGTAGCTCAAAAAATCGGAGAGGCAATCGGGCTTTCCTCCATTGAGACCAGTAAATTGAAAGTGATCGGACATCTTCACGATATTGGGAAGATCGGGATTGAAGAGGGGATTTTGAATAAGGCTGGCCGGTTAACAGAAAGAGAGCAGGAAGAGATTCGGCGTCATCCTGAAATCGGATATCGCATCTTGAGTTCTTCGGCTGAAATGCTTGATCTTGCAAACTGTGTCCTGGCCCATCATGAAAGATGGGACGGACTTGGCTATCCGAGGGGTCTTGTCGGTGATGAGATTCCGCTCGAAGCGAGAATTATCGCCTTGGCTGACAGTTATGATGCCATGTCCAGTGAGCGGCCTTATCGTAAGGCACTCAATGAAGATGTGATACTGCATGAAATCAGAAAGAACGCAGGGCGTCAATTTGATCCGAATATTGCAAGGGCCTTCGTAGAAAGGGTTCTGAAAAAGTCGTGGGAAAACGTAAAATAA
- a CDS encoding HAMP domain-containing protein, giving the protein MIDRKSLKFKIWVYFLMFAALLMALLWFLQIFFLDTYYEEMKISETRKVARSIISKYGNEGLVEYISSISYKNDIFIHIESSDGTIIFSPGNSLQQRIPGNAYLSEMSVIRKNLINSGGNTTSIMLTDPGRKNNTLAYGAYLDNTPGNEVILYIFSPLFPVESTVDILANQLMYVTLISLILAFILSFLISNRVSRPIVNITNSATKLAEGNYAVTFEGGQYSEIARLADTLNYTSRELAKSDNLHKDLIANVSHDLRTPLTMVKSYAEMVRDLSGDNPEKRTAHLQVIIDEADRLNLLVSDLLVLSKMQSGVESLHLSKFAVRDTIISILNTYYLLFEQEGFEISIDCNSDIIVTGDEFRIRQVISNLVSNAVRYSTDQKSIKIRVRESAGRVRCEVSDSGQGIPDDELEHIWDRYYKSSSNVSRNTSGTGLGLSIVKEILLLHHAKFGVESKVGTGSTFWFELEK; this is encoded by the coding sequence ATGATTGACAGAAAAAGTTTAAAATTTAAAATATGGGTCTATTTTCTTATGTTTGCCGCATTGCTCATGGCATTGCTCTGGTTTCTTCAGATTTTCTTTCTCGATACTTATTATGAAGAAATGAAGATATCCGAAACAAGGAAGGTCGCCCGGTCTATCATTTCAAAATATGGCAATGAAGGACTTGTTGAGTATATCTCATCCATCTCCTATAAGAATGATATCTTCATTCATATCGAGTCCAGTGATGGGACTATCATCTTTTCACCAGGAAACAGCCTTCAACAGAGAATTCCAGGCAATGCTTACCTTTCGGAAATGTCGGTAATTCGCAAGAATCTAATCAATAGCGGCGGAAACACCACTTCCATCATGCTGACAGATCCGGGAAGAAAAAACAACACCCTTGCTTACGGCGCATATTTGGACAATACACCAGGCAACGAAGTGATCCTTTATATCTTCTCACCCCTTTTTCCTGTTGAATCAACGGTAGATATCCTTGCAAATCAGCTAATGTATGTTACCTTGATCTCCTTAATTTTGGCCTTTATTCTGTCATTTTTAATATCGAACCGTGTTTCAAGACCAATTGTCAACATAACTAACTCGGCAACGAAGCTTGCGGAGGGCAATTATGCCGTAACCTTTGAAGGAGGGCAGTATTCGGAAATCGCGAGACTAGCCGATACCTTGAACTATACATCGAGAGAGCTTGCCAAGTCCGATAACCTCCACAAAGATCTGATCGCCAACGTTTCTCACGACCTGAGAACGCCCCTTACCATGGTAAAGTCCTATGCTGAAATGGTTCGAGATCTCTCTGGTGATAATCCGGAGAAACGGACAGCACATCTTCAGGTCATCATCGATGAAGCAGACCGCCTGAACCTGCTTGTCAGCGACCTGTTGGTTCTTTCAAAGATGCAGTCTGGGGTAGAGTCTCTTCACCTCAGCAAATTTGCAGTGAGAGATACTATCATCAGCATACTAAACACCTATTATCTCCTGTTCGAACAGGAGGGATTTGAGATCAGCATAGATTGCAATTCAGACATTATCGTTACCGGTGACGAGTTCAGAATCAGGCAGGTAATATCCAATCTGGTCAGCAATGCAGTTCGATATAGCACAGATCAGAAAAGTATTAAAATCAGGGTTCGCGAGTCCGCAGGCAGGGTTCGCTGTGAAGTGTCAGATTCAGGACAGGGAATCCCTGACGATGAGTTGGAGCACATCTGGGATCGTTATTATAAGTCAAGCTCAAATGTCAGCAGAAATACTTCGGGCACAGGATTGGGTCTTTCCATTGTAAAGGAAATTTTGCTGCTTCATCATGCAAAATTCGGAGTTGAGAGCAAAGTCGGGACAGGAAGCACCTTTTGGTTTGAACTTGAAAAATAA
- a CDS encoding response regulator transcription factor yields MYKILIVDDEQKIREVIKEYAEFNGYEVEEAENGMAAIGLCKLNDYDLIIMDIMMPKLDGFSACKEIRKLKDIPVIMLSARGEEYDKLFGFELGIDDYVVKPFSPKELMARINAVLNRKNIAAADQTGLMKFGGLEINISARSVTVDGTKVDLTPKEYELLFYLVHNKNIALSRDKLLSDVWGYDFFGDDRTIDTHIKNLRNNLGNYRDHIVTLRGVGYKFEA; encoded by the coding sequence ATGTATAAAATACTAATTGTTGATGATGAGCAGAAAATCCGTGAGGTAATCAAGGAATATGCAGAATTTAACGGGTATGAGGTCGAAGAAGCAGAGAACGGTATGGCAGCCATCGGGTTATGTAAATTGAACGATTACGATTTGATCATCATGGATATCATGATGCCAAAGTTGGACGGGTTCTCCGCGTGTAAGGAAATCAGAAAGTTAAAGGACATTCCCGTCATCATGCTTTCCGCTCGAGGGGAGGAATATGATAAGCTCTTCGGCTTTGAGCTTGGCATTGATGATTATGTTGTAAAACCATTCAGCCCAAAAGAGCTGATGGCCCGGATTAATGCTGTCCTGAACCGGAAAAACATTGCTGCAGCAGACCAGACTGGCCTTATGAAATTCGGAGGGCTGGAGATTAATATTTCTGCAAGGTCTGTTACTGTTGACGGCACAAAGGTAGATTTGACTCCCAAAGAATATGAACTTCTTTTCTACCTGGTTCACAATAAAAACATTGCGCTTTCGAGAGATAAGCTGCTGTCAGATGTGTGGGGATATGATTTCTTTGGGGATGACAGAACCATCGATACTCACATCAAAAACTTGAGAAATAATCTCGGTAATTATCGTGATCATATTGTTACACTGCGAGGGGTAGGTTATAAATTTGAAGCTTGA
- a CDS encoding 6-phosphofructokinase — MTQLKGAVLIGQSGGPTSVINASALGCIETALKSDVVTRVYGAAHGIKGVLDDIIYDMNEEDPAELGLMRFTPSSVLGTCRYKLKDYKVDETDYKRILEIFRKYDIRYFFYNGGNDSMDTCNKISQFMAKNDYECRVMGIPKTIDNDLALTDHCPGFGSAAKYVATTCMEVYRDAKVYGTGSVTVVEVMGRNAGWLTAASAIATYKGMGPDLIYLPEVAFDLEQFISDIERVYNEKGDVLVAVSEGIVDKDGKYISELLASGEKSKDAFGHVQMGGLAANLANYANTKIKAKVRGLEFGIIQRCAAHLASETDVTEAYAAGAAAFKAAEAGETDKMVAFKRGAGAEYSCETVLVNLTEVANFEKKVPREWINEAGNGLLQPFIDYTLPLIQGESKVPMEDGVPRFATLKKIQAK; from the coding sequence ATGACACAATTAAAAGGAGCAGTTCTGATCGGCCAGTCAGGAGGCCCGACTTCAGTAATCAATGCCAGTGCACTTGGATGTATTGAAACTGCTTTAAAATCTGATGTCGTAACACGAGTTTACGGAGCCGCCCACGGGATTAAGGGAGTATTGGATGACATCATCTACGATATGAACGAGGAAGATCCGGCTGAGCTGGGACTGATGCGTTTTACACCGTCTTCCGTTCTGGGAACCTGCAGATATAAGCTGAAGGATTACAAGGTTGACGAGACTGATTATAAGCGCATTCTGGAGATCTTCAGAAAATATGATATCCGCTATTTCTTCTATAACGGCGGAAACGATTCAATGGATACTTGCAACAAGATCAGCCAGTTTATGGCGAAGAACGATTATGAGTGCAGAGTAATGGGTATCCCCAAGACTATTGATAACGATCTGGCGCTGACAGATCACTGCCCCGGCTTCGGAAGTGCTGCAAAATATGTAGCAACAACCTGCATGGAAGTTTATCGTGATGCAAAAGTTTACGGTACAGGTTCCGTAACAGTTGTGGAAGTAATGGGAAGAAATGCAGGATGGCTCACAGCAGCCTCTGCGATCGCAACATATAAAGGAATGGGACCGGATCTGATCTACCTGCCTGAAGTTGCGTTTGATCTGGAGCAGTTTATCAGTGACATCGAAAGAGTCTATAATGAAAAAGGTGACGTTCTTGTTGCAGTTTCAGAAGGAATTGTTGATAAAGACGGTAAATATATTTCTGAACTTCTTGCATCAGGCGAAAAATCCAAGGATGCATTCGGTCACGTGCAGATGGGCGGCCTAGCTGCTAACCTTGCAAACTACGCCAATACTAAAATAAAAGCAAAGGTCAGAGGGCTTGAATTCGGGATTATCCAGCGCTGCGCTGCACATCTCGCATCAGAAACTGACGTAACAGAAGCTTACGCAGCAGGCGCTGCTGCTTTCAAGGCTGCTGAAGCAGGCGAAACAGACAAGATGGTTGCATTCAAAAGAGGTGCAGGCGCAGAATATAGCTGCGAGACAGTTCTGGTTAACCTGACAGAGGTTGCTAACTTCGAAAAGAAAGTTCCAAGAGAATGGATCAACGAAGCAGGAAATGGCCTGCTGCAGCCGTTCATCGATTATACCCTTCCCCTTATTCAGGGCGAAAGCAAAGTTCCGATGGAAGACGGCGTGCCTAGATTTGCAACACTGAAGAAAATTCAGGCGAAATAG
- a CDS encoding sugar-binding transcriptional regulator, with protein MKLISRGLQMLKHVGNEKLMVKVCNLYYMDDMKQEEIAKKLGISRPTVSRLLKDAKEAGIVKIEIISPYSNDFSELERALEEKYGLRHVIIVNDQNDNLSQKRELGREAAYYLERILKPKDIVGLSMGTTLKEIPQFVSSRKDSKITFVPILGGVGQANMEIHPNQIVMEIANAFGGKYMLLHAPAVVSDPSIIKSFQEELGIKSVMELMRKVNVAVVGLGTPFDTNSTMMATGYYNKNDVELMRKLEAVGDICMQTFNKDGETKGFASNQKVFGYHLENLRKIDTVIGVVGGTSKLEAIKGAIKGEYINVLITNYSNGLALDGRQ; from the coding sequence ATGAAATTAATCTCGCGAGGTTTACAAATGTTAAAGCATGTTGGTAATGAAAAGCTCATGGTCAAAGTATGTAATCTCTATTACATGGATGACATGAAGCAGGAGGAAATCGCAAAGAAGTTAGGCATTTCAAGACCGACGGTATCAAGACTGCTGAAGGACGCTAAGGAGGCAGGAATTGTTAAGATCGAAATCATCAGCCCCTATTCCAATGATTTCAGTGAACTGGAACGAGCACTGGAGGAAAAATACGGACTGAGGCATGTGATTATTGTCAACGATCAAAATGACAACTTAAGCCAGAAGCGTGAACTAGGCAGAGAAGCGGCGTATTATCTGGAGCGGATTCTAAAGCCGAAAGATATTGTCGGACTATCAATGGGAACTACATTAAAAGAAATTCCGCAATTTGTAAGCAGCAGGAAGGACAGCAAAATTACCTTTGTCCCAATTCTTGGAGGCGTAGGGCAAGCGAATATGGAGATCCATCCGAATCAGATTGTGATGGAAATTGCAAATGCGTTTGGCGGAAAATATATGCTGCTTCATGCTCCGGCGGTAGTTTCCGATCCAAGTATCATCAAATCATTTCAGGAAGAGCTTGGAATCAAAAGCGTTATGGAATTAATGAGAAAAGTCAACGTTGCAGTTGTAGGTTTGGGGACGCCCTTCGATACGAATTCAACGATGATGGCAACAGGTTACTACAATAAGAACGATGTAGAGCTGATGCGAAAGCTTGAGGCAGTAGGAGACATCTGTATGCAAACCTTTAATAAAGACGGAGAGACAAAAGGATTTGCATCCAATCAAAAGGTCTTTGGTTACCATCTGGAAAATCTGAGAAAAATAGATACGGTGATTGGAGTTGTCGGCGGAACCAGCAAGTTGGAAGCGATTAAAGGAGCAATCAAAGGCGAATACATCAACGTCCTGATTACAAACTACTCAAACGGATTAGCCCTTGACGGGCGGCAGTAA
- a CDS encoding PTS sorbitol transporter subunit IIC: protein MDILAKIAEGFIGLFQAGGETFMGMVTGILPTLIVLITFVNAIIKLVGEEKVERFAAKTSRFAITRYTIFPVLAVFFLTNPMCYSFGKFLDEKYKPAFYDAAVSFVHPITGLFPHANAGELFVYMGIAAGLQTLGLSLGEIAIRYFIVGVIVIFIRGMLTERIYAVLVSKNQAKEA, encoded by the coding sequence ATGGACATTTTGGCAAAAATAGCAGAGGGCTTTATTGGACTTTTCCAGGCAGGCGGAGAAACCTTCATGGGGATGGTTACGGGAATCCTGCCAACACTCATCGTACTTATTACTTTCGTTAATGCGATCATCAAGCTGGTCGGTGAAGAAAAAGTTGAAAGATTTGCGGCTAAAACTTCACGTTTTGCGATCACAAGATATACGATCTTTCCGGTATTGGCCGTATTCTTTCTGACGAATCCAATGTGCTATTCCTTTGGTAAATTCCTGGATGAAAAATACAAACCGGCATTCTACGATGCTGCCGTATCCTTTGTTCATCCAATTACTGGACTTTTCCCACACGCAAATGCAGGCGAACTCTTCGTTTATATGGGGATTGCTGCAGGACTGCAGACTCTGGGACTTTCTTTGGGCGAAATCGCGATCAGGTACTTTATCGTAGGCGTCATCGTCATCTTCATCAGAGGCATGCTCACAGAGAGAATTTACGCAGTTTTAGTTTCTAAAAATCAGGCTAAGGAAGCATAG
- a CDS encoding PTS sorbitol transporter subunit IIB produces the protein MYRAVKISKGSSGWGGPLIIKPTDEKNKIVSITGGGIDPIAEKIAELTGGIAVDGFSKGVPENEIAVVVVDCGGTARCGVYPKKRIYTVNLTPVGQSGPLASFIKEDIYVSGVKENNIALYDGEAPEAAPAAKPEVKSSQNQAKSASEKPAKKSGFLTRLGKGTGKVVGDFYQAGRDTIDTVIRNILPFIAFVSMLIGIISASGVGDIIAKTISPYAGTLPGLLGISIVCALPFLSPLLGPGAVIAQVVGVLVGVEIGKGNIPPQYALPALFAIDPQVGCDFIPVGLSLGEAEPETIEFGVPAVLFSRLITGPLAVAIAYLFSIGLYDS, from the coding sequence ATGTATCGCGCAGTAAAAATTTCCAAAGGCTCCAGTGGTTGGGGCGGACCGCTCATCATCAAACCGACGGATGAGAAGAATAAGATCGTTTCCATTACAGGAGGCGGAATTGACCCTATCGCAGAGAAAATTGCAGAGCTTACAGGTGGGATTGCTGTTGACGGATTCAGCAAGGGCGTTCCGGAAAATGAAATCGCAGTCGTTGTAGTAGACTGCGGAGGAACAGCCAGATGTGGGGTGTATCCGAAAAAAAGAATCTACACCGTTAATCTGACTCCTGTAGGTCAGTCCGGACCCTTGGCAAGTTTCATTAAAGAGGATATCTACGTGTCAGGCGTCAAAGAAAATAATATTGCACTATATGACGGTGAGGCTCCCGAAGCTGCACCTGCTGCTAAGCCAGAAGTAAAGAGCTCTCAGAATCAAGCGAAATCAGCTTCTGAAAAGCCTGCGAAAAAATCCGGATTTCTGACAAGACTGGGAAAAGGGACCGGAAAAGTTGTCGGAGACTTTTACCAGGCAGGACGTGATACCATAGATACCGTAATTAGAAATATTCTGCCGTTTATCGCATTTGTATCCATGCTGATTGGTATTATCTCAGCATCCGGTGTCGGTGATATTATTGCCAAAACAATTTCGCCGTACGCAGGTACGCTTCCAGGCTTGCTTGGCATCTCCATCGTGTGTGCCCTTCCGTTCCTTTCGCCGTTGCTGGGACCTGGCGCAGTTATTGCGCAGGTAGTCGGTGTACTGGTTGGTGTTGAAATTGGGAAAGGAAATATCCCTCCCCAGTATGCACTTCCGGCACTGTTTGCCATCGACCCACAGGTTGGCTGCGATTTCATACCTGTCGGCTTGAGCCTTGGAGAAGCAGAACCCGAAACCATCGAATTTGGAGTACCCGCGGTACTGTTTTCCAGATTGATCACAGGACCACTGGCTGTTGCAATTGCGTATCTGTTCAGCATCGGACTTTACGATTCCTAA
- a CDS encoding PTS sorbitol transporter subunit IIA encodes MDYKSLITGIGPMALDFLSEDMIIVFNENAPAELAELSILHKECQVEREIREGDVVAFGNSSYVVTAVGEEANHTFRAMGHCTFKFTGKPEVELPGHIELSGEGPPEIKIGDMLEIMFT; translated from the coding sequence ATGGATTACAAATCTTTAATAACCGGCATCGGTCCAATGGCGCTGGACTTTCTTTCGGAAGATATGATTATTGTATTTAATGAAAATGCGCCGGCTGAACTGGCGGAGCTTTCCATACTTCATAAGGAATGTCAAGTGGAAAGAGAAATTCGGGAAGGCGACGTTGTCGCATTCGGTAACAGCAGCTACGTTGTAACTGCCGTAGGAGAAGAAGCAAACCATACCTTCCGGGCAATGGGACATTGCACCTTTAAATTTACCGGAAAGCCTGAAGTTGAGCTGCCCGGTCATATTGAACTATCGGGTGAAGGCCCCCCAGAAATCAAAATCGGCGATATGCTGGAAATTATGTTTACTTAA